The sequence TTGACCGACGGGTCCGAGCGGTCGGTATGGAGTACCGACAACTCGGAGCGACGGGAACGCGCGTCTCGTCCATCTGTTACGGCACGTGGCGATTCGGCATGAAGAGCAACGGCGAGTACGAAACCGACCGCGGGGAGGCCCACGAACTACTCGACGCCTACGAGGCCGGTGGCGGGAATTTCATCGACACCGCGAACGTCTACGGCGACCCCAACGGGACGAGCGAAGACTGGATCGGCGACTGGTTGGCCGAGCGCGACCGCGAGGAGTTCGTGCTCGCCTCGAAAGTGTACTTCCCCTTCGACAGCGAGAACCCCAACGGACGAGGCCTGTCGCGGACGCACATCAGAAATCAAATCGAGGGCACCCTCGACCGGCTCGGCACCGACTATCTGGACCTCTACTACATCCACCGCTGGGACGAGAACACGCCTATCGAGGAGACGATGCGGACGCTCACCGGATTGGTCGAAGAGGGCAAGGTGAACTACCTCGGGGCGTCGACGATGGCGGCGTGGCAGTTGACGAAGGCGCTGTGGAAATCCGACGTCAACGACTACGCGCGCTTCGACGTGACGCAACCGATGTTCCACGCGGCGCAGACCGAGGTCGACGACTACCTCGACGTCTGCGCGGACCAGGACGTCGCGGTCTGTCCGTACTCGCCGCTGGCCGGGGGATTCCTCACCGGCAAGTACGAGCGCGACGACGACGGCAACGCCGTCGGTCCCGACGGGTCGCGCGCGAACCTCGTCGACTACTTCCAGGACGCCTACGTCTCCGAGCACGGCTGGGAGGTGCTTGACGCGATTCGAGAGGTGGCCGACGAAGTCGACGCGACGCCCGCGCAGGTCGCGCTCCGCTGGCTCGTCGACCAGCGCGAGTTCGCCTGCATCCCCATCGTCGGCGCGCGTACCGTCGACCAGATGGAGGAGAACCTCGGTGCGGTGGACGTGAGCCTCTCCGACGACCAGTACGACCGCATCGCCGACGCGCGCACCGGCGACGAGGAGTAGTCTCCGAACCCGTTACCGCCGACTCTACACTTTTCGTTTTCGCCTCCGAAGGCTCCGTATGGAGTACCGACAGCTCGGAGCGACGGGGACGCGCGTCTCCGCGCTCTGTTACGGCACGTGGCGATTCGGGCGCAAGACCGACGGGACGAACGAGACCGAGCGCAGCGAGGCGCACGACCTGCTCGACGCGTTTGCGGAGCGCGGCGGGAACTTCATCGACACCGCGAACGTCTACGGCGACCCCAACGGGACGAGCGAGGAGTGGATCGGCGACTGGCTGGCCGAGCGCGACCGCGAGGACTACGTTCTCACCTCGAAAGTGTACTTCCCCTTCGACGAGGACAACCCCAACGGACGAGGCCTGTCGCGCACCCACATCCGAAACCAGATAGAGGGGACGCTCGACCGGCTCGGCACCGACTACCTCGACCTCTACTACATCCACCGCTGGGACGAGGACACCCCCGTCGAGGAGACCCTCCAGACCTTGAACGGCTTGGTCGAGGACGGCCGCGTCAACTACCTCGGCGCGTCGACGATGGCGGCGTGGCAGTTGACGAAGGCGCTGTGGAAGTCCGACGTCAACGACTACGCGCGCTTCGACGTGACGCAACCGCTGTTTCACGCGGGCTACTACGAGGACGTGAAGGAGTATCTCGACGTCTGCGCCGACCAGGACCTCGCGGTCTGTCCGTACTCGCCGCTGGCTGGGGGATTCCTCACCGGGAAGTACGAACGCGCCGACGAGGACGACCCGCAGGCCGTCAGGGGACCGGACGGCTCTCGGGCGAACATCGACGAGCGCTTCGGCGACTACTACGTCTCCGAACGCGGCTGGAAGGTGCTCGACGCGATTCGGGAGGTCGCCGACGAAGTCGACGCTTCGCCCGCGCAGGTCGCGCTGCGGTGGTTGATGCAGATAGAGCAGTTCACCTGTATCCCCATCGTCGGCGCGCGCACCGAGGAGCAGTTAGAAGAGAACCTCGGCGCGGTCGACGTGAGTCTCACCCGGGAGCAACACGACCGGATACGAGACGCCCGATACGACGAGAGCGGGAACCTCTGGGGCCACTGAGTCGGGGCACTCGCCCGACGGAGTCCCCGTACGACCGCACCGGCCGCCTCAGGCCTCGCCGAGGCGGCTCCGGACGCCCTCGGCGATGGCGTCGACGTCGTACTCGTCGCCCTCGTCCTTGTCGAACACGACCTCGTCGTCGGCGGTGACGCGGAGGACGCCGTGGTCGCCGGTGACGAGTGCCACCGAGTCGAGTTCCCGCCCGAACTCCTCCAGCAACTGGTGTTGAATCTGTTCGGCCCGGTCGAGGTAGCCGCACGGGACGCAGTACTCGATTTCGACGGCTGTCATGTGTACACGTTCGCCAGCTATCGTGTTAAATCTCCGGCGAGCGGGAGCCGTCTCCGGCTATCGGCCGAACGGTCGCCAGTACAGCAGCGCGACGGTGACGACGAACACGACCGTCGAGAGGTCGTACGACAGCGCCGTCGTCGACGCGGCCAGCGCCGACCCGCTCCCCAACACGGCCGTCGCCAGCGAGGCGAGAATCGGCCACGAACAGGAGACGCAGGAGAGGAGACCTAAGATGCCCGAGACGGCCGCGCCCGCGGCGTCGATAACCGTCGCGTAGACGAGGTACGTCAGCGCGACGTAGCCGACGACGCGCCCGGGCATCAGAATCACGTTGAGCGTCTCGCCGCCGTAGATGAGCGCCGGTCCCCATCCCGGCGGGAGCCAGCCGATGCGGAGGCCCGCGCCGCCGTGGGGTGCGGCGAGCGTCACGAGTCCGCCGGCGACGGCCAGCGCCGCGAAGTAGGCGGCGGCGACGACGGCCGCGCGGCGCTTCGTCCGGGTCGACGCGGGCGCGACGGACGTCTTCGCCACCGCGAGGACACCCACGTTTAGCCAGAGCAACCCGTACACTGTGTACCGAGCGGGAATCAGCGTTCCGGGCGTCAACAGCCCGTACGCGAGGAGCGCGGCGAGTTCGACGTTGAACAGGACGCCGGCGTAGAGGAGCGTGTCGTGCGAGGGTCGGGGAAGTGAGCGGGCGAGAGTACTCATGGGTCAGTCGGGTTAGACCGCCAGCGCGTCGACGACGACCGCCAAGAGCAGCGCGCCGAGGTAGGCGTTCGAGGCGTGGAACGCCCGGAACGCCGCCGACTCCGACTGCTCGTAGTGGAGGCGGACGACCATCCAGAGGAACACGCCGCCGAAGACGACGCCGGTGAGGACGTAGAGCCATCCGAGCGTCTCGGCCGCCGCGAGCGCCGCCGCGGCGACGAGCGTCGCGCCGAGGTACCAGAGGATGTGTTTTCGGGTGACCGTCTCGCCGCGGACGACGGGCATCATCGGGAAGCCGCCGCGCTCGTAGTCGTCCTTGTACGCCAGCGCGAGGTTGTAGAAGTGCGCGGGCGTCCACAGGAAGATGACGCCGGCGAGGACGAGGCCGCCGAGGCCGACCTCGCCGGTGGCGGCGACCCACCCGATGAGCGCGGGGAGCGCGCCCGCCGCGCCGCCGATGACGGTGTTCTGCACCGTGTTCGGTTTGAGTACGAGCGTGTAGACGACGCTGTAGAAGAGGATGGCCGCGAGGCCGAGCGCCGCCGCCAGCAGGTTCACCGACGCGAACAGCGCCAGCGAGACGAGCGAGAGGAGAACGCCCCACGCGACGGCGTTGCGGACGGGGACGAGGTCGGTCACGAGCGGTCGGTCGCTGGTGCGGTTCATCCGGCGGTCGATGTCGCGTTCGAGCACGTGGTTGAACGTGCCCGACGCGCCGATAGAGAGGGCGCCGCCGCCGAGCGTCGCGGCGACGGTCGTCGGATTGAGTCCGGGGCCGCCGGCGAGCGCCATCGCGGCGCCGGCGACCAGACAGAGGAGCCACATCAGCCGCGGCTTCATCAGCCGGAAGTAGGCGTTCGCCGTCGCCTTCGCCCGGGCGAGCGTCGACGACGGAATCTCGGGATGTCGCTCCTCGGCGGGCGGGAGGTCC is a genomic window of Haloprofundus halophilus containing:
- a CDS encoding aldo/keto reductase, with product MEYRQLGATGTRVSALCYGTWRFGRKTDGTNETERSEAHDLLDAFAERGGNFIDTANVYGDPNGTSEEWIGDWLAERDREDYVLTSKVYFPFDEDNPNGRGLSRTHIRNQIEGTLDRLGTDYLDLYYIHRWDEDTPVEETLQTLNGLVEDGRVNYLGASTMAAWQLTKALWKSDVNDYARFDVTQPLFHAGYYEDVKEYLDVCADQDLAVCPYSPLAGGFLTGKYERADEDDPQAVRGPDGSRANIDERFGDYYVSERGWKVLDAIREVADEVDASPAQVALRWLMQIEQFTCIPIVGARTEEQLEENLGAVDVSLTREQHDRIRDARYDESGNLWGH
- a CDS encoding aldo/keto reductase, producing the protein MEYRQLGATGTRVSSICYGTWRFGMKSNGEYETDRGEAHELLDAYEAGGGNFIDTANVYGDPNGTSEDWIGDWLAERDREEFVLASKVYFPFDSENPNGRGLSRTHIRNQIEGTLDRLGTDYLDLYYIHRWDENTPIEETMRTLTGLVEEGKVNYLGASTMAAWQLTKALWKSDVNDYARFDVTQPMFHAAQTEVDDYLDVCADQDVAVCPYSPLAGGFLTGKYERDDDGNAVGPDGSRANLVDYFQDAYVSEHGWEVLDAIREVADEVDATPAQVALRWLVDQREFACIPIVGARTVDQMEENLGAVDVSLSDDQYDRIADARTGDEE
- a CDS encoding DUF7546 family protein, which codes for MSTLARSLPRPSHDTLLYAGVLFNVELAALLAYGLLTPGTLIPARYTVYGLLWLNVGVLAVAKTSVAPASTRTKRRAAVVAAAYFAALAVAGGLVTLAAPHGGAGLRIGWLPPGWGPALIYGGETLNVILMPGRVVGYVALTYLVYATVIDAAGAAVSGILGLLSCVSCSWPILASLATAVLGSGSALAASTTALSYDLSTVVFVVTVALLYWRPFGR
- a CDS encoding heme o synthase, which produces MESTDTPDRFPALLAATAMGVYLLLAVGATTTLTDAATACAAWPACGDGLSLPSSAMGYVALGHRAVALVVGVLVAATGVLAWRRGESTRIKAALGLSLLLYPAQAVIGAFVATNGTTATLSAVHLVVGMTIFGGLVAALAWALETETGDPDDRPDRMPERDLPPAEERHPEIPSSTLARAKATANAYFRLMKPRLMWLLCLVAGAAMALAGGPGLNPTTVAATLGGGALSIGASGTFNHVLERDIDRRMNRTSDRPLVTDLVPVRNAVAWGVLLSLVSLALFASVNLLAAALGLAAILFYSVVYTLVLKPNTVQNTVIGGAAGALPALIGWVAATGEVGLGGLVLAGVIFLWTPAHFYNLALAYKDDYERGGFPMMPVVRGETVTRKHILWYLGATLVAAAALAAAETLGWLYVLTGVVFGGVFLWMVVRLHYEQSESAAFRAFHASNAYLGALLLAVVVDALAV
- a CDS encoding SelT/SelW/SelH family protein, whose amino-acid sequence is MTAVEIEYCVPCGYLDRAEQIQHQLLEEFGRELDSVALVTGDHGVLRVTADDEVVFDKDEGDEYDVDAIAEGVRSRLGEA